The following coding sequences lie in one Silurus meridionalis isolate SWU-2019-XX chromosome 19, ASM1480568v1, whole genome shotgun sequence genomic window:
- the atp6ap1la gene encoding ATPase H+ transporting accessory protein 1 like a, whose amino-acid sequence MAAPMSLGLVSILFLQISSSYEQVPALVEGSSDEAAPQDSHIRENGFGRERRRVSYDHGSLFTADEMRLPLQPHDWRPQLSRRKLLQYGGIMPYSPLNVVYNGKTCILFRARKLAIRYRNHTLVDLTQRVFGPDAIVDTRGSFCSKDKAILNIRFGDVEEIRGLAIRLQMSNTFYESAGQNWFTLDSVHIHYNWTHEATFNATDVYAPSTNSYHCQHVSSLQKYDTLLVPSSVTDNAAHWHITFTDFQIQAFNVHSNKFSSATDCATFFTPAILMGLITSLILLLVLAYALHMVVHLKHIDRYEEHKTTVYFPRSTEAENTDKNNL is encoded by the exons TTCGGACGAAGCAGCACCACAAGACAGCCATATCAGAGAAA atGGATTCGGTCGTGAGAGACGAAGAGTCTCATATGATCACGGCTCGTTGTTCACAGCAGATGAGATGAGACTGCCATTGCAG CCACATGACTGGAGGCCTCAGCTCAGCAGGAGAAAGTTGCTGCAGTATGGAGGAATCATGCCCTATTCGCCTCTGAACGTAGTTTACAACGGGAAAACATGCATCTTGTTTAGAGCTCGGAAACTGGCCATCAGGTACAGAAATCACACACTAGTGGACCTCACACAGAGAGTGTTTGGCCCTGACGCAATAGTGGACACCAGAGGCTCCTTCTGCAGCAAGGACAAGGCCAT ACTCAACATACGATTTGGAGACGTGGAGGAGATCCGAGGACTTGCCATCAG ACTGCAGATGTCCAACACATTCTACGAATCGGCGGGACAGAACTGGTTTACTCTGGACAGCGTCCACATCCACTACAACTGGACGCACGAGGCCACGTTTAACGCCACAGACGTGTACGCACCCTCTACCAACTCGTACCACTGCCAGCACGTTAGCAGCCTGCAGAAATACGACACGCTGCTGGTACCTAGCTCTGTCACGGACAACGCAGCACACTGGCACATCACCTTCACCGACTTCCAG ATTCAAGCGTTCAACGTCCACTCGAACAAGTTCTCTTCAGCGACCGACTGCGCCACCTTCTTCACTCCGGCCATCCTCATGGGTCTCATCACGTCGCTGATACTGCTGCTTGTCCTCGCCTATGCCCTGCACATGGTAGTCCACCTTAAGCACATCGACCGCTACGAAGAGCACAAGACCACCGTCTACTTCCCCAGAAGCACAGAAGCCGAGAACACTGACAAGAACAACCTGTAG